A window of the Lolium perenne isolate Kyuss_39 chromosome 7, Kyuss_2.0, whole genome shotgun sequence genome harbors these coding sequences:
- the LOC139833844 gene encoding uncharacterized protein: MAAAMELFVDEGSVSAEPVQKRGPGRPRKYPKVLASGHPQEHPVAEEVLLHPVAGEELQKPKAEAVLKRPRGRPPKVRDAEASVVQMSASTAMVVSPLGQHKVKETEEHPVAEEVLLHPVAGEELQKRPRGRPPKPKAEAVLKRPRGRPPKVRDAEASVVQMSASTAMVVSPLGQHKVKETEVIINTTHQLIVCCFNN; this comes from the exons atggcggccgcgatggaacttttcgtcgATGAAGGCtcag TGTCAGCAGAGCCGGTGCAAAAGCGTGGACCTGGACGTCCACGCAAATATCCCAAAGTGCTGGCCTCTGGACACCCACAGGAACATCCCGTAGCTGAAGAAGTGCTGCTGCATCCCGTAGCTGGAGAAGAGCTGCAGAAGCCCAAAGCTGAAGCAGTGCTGAAGAGGCCGCGTGGACGTCCGCCAAAGGTGCGCGACGCCGAAGCTAGTGTAGTACAGATGTCAG CCAGCACTGCTATGGTAGTTTCACCTCTGGGACAACACAAAGTAAAGGAGACCGAG GAACATCCCGTAGCTGAAGAAGTGCTGCTGCATCCCGTAGCTGGAGAAGAGCTGCAGAAGCGTCCACGTGGACGTCCGCCGAAGCCCAAAGCTGAAGCAGTGCTGAAGAGGCCGCGTGGACGTCCGCCAAAGGTGCGCGACGCCGAAGCTAGTGTAGTACAGATGTCAG CCAGCACTGCTATGGTAGTTTCACCTCTGGGACAACACAAAGTAAAGGAGACCGAGGTAATTATCAATACTACGCATCAGCTCAtcgtttgttgttttaataactAG